A region of Argentina anserina chromosome 5, drPotAnse1.1, whole genome shotgun sequence DNA encodes the following proteins:
- the LOC126793129 gene encoding transmembrane 9 superfamily member 3-like yields MAKTMAVTTIVAFLILCGAADLVSSDASNHRYKEGDVVPLYANKVGPFHNPSETYMYFDLPFCSPDAVKEKKEALGEVLNGDRLVSAPYKLEFQKHKDSEQACKKTLTKEEVAKFRSAVNKDYYFQMYYDDLPIWGFIGKVDKENKDPSEYKTYLYKHIHFDILYNKDRVIEINIQTDPHALVDLTEDKEVDVEFLYTVKWRETNTPFDKRMDKYSQSSSLPHHLEIHWFSIINSCVTVLLLTGFLATILMRVLKNDFVKYAHDEEAAEDQEETGWKYIHGDVFRFPKHKSLFAAALGSGTQLFTLTIFIFILALVGVFYPYNRGALFTALVVIYALTSGIAGYTATSFYCQLEGTNWVRNLLLTGCLFCGPLFLTFCFLNTVAIAYTATAALPFGTIVVIVLIWTLVTSPLLVLGGIAGKNSKAEFQAPVRTTKYPREIPPLPWYRATVPQMAMAGFLPFSAIYIELYYIFASVWGHRIYTIYSILFIVFIILLIVTAFITVALTYFQLAAEDHEWWWRSFLCGGSTGIFIYAYCLYYYYARSDMSGFMQTSFFFGYMACICYGFFLMLGSVGFRAALLFVRHIYRSIKCE; encoded by the exons TGAAACCTACATGTACTTTGATCTCCCATTCTGCTCACCAG ATGCCgtcaaggagaagaaggaagccCTTGGTGAAGTATTGAATGGGGATCGTTTGGTCAGCGCTCCTTACAAACTTGAGTTCCAGAAGCATAAAGATTCGGAACAGGCGTGCAAGAAGACTCTCACGAAGGAAGAAGTGGCCAAGTTCAGATCTGCTGTGAATAAGGACTATTACTTTCAAATGTATTATGATGACTTGCCCATCTGGGGCTTCATAGGGAAGGTTGACAAGGAAAACAAAGACCCGAGCGAGTACAAGACCTACCTCTACAAGCACATTCATTTTGATATCTTGTACAACAAGGACCGTGTCATTGAAATCAACATCCAAACAGATCCCCATGCTCTTGTTGATCTTACTGAGGATAAAGAAGTCGATGTTGAGTTTTTGTATACGGTGAAATGGAGGGAAACAAACACTCCTTTCGATAAGAGGATGGATAAGTATTCTCAGTCCTCATCACTGCCTCATCATCTGGAAATCCATTGGTTCTCCATTATTAATTCATGTGTCACAGTTCTTCTCTTGACTGGGTTCCTTGCTACCATCCTCATGCGAGTCCTGAAGAATGATTTTGTCAA ATATGCCCATGATGAGGAAGCAGCTGAAGACCAAGAAGAGACTGGATGGAAATACATTCATGGAGATGTATTTAGGTTTCCCAAACACAAATCTCTGTTTGCAGCAGCTCTTGGTTCTGGCACCCAGCTATTTACACT TacaatcttcatcttcatactTGCGCTTGTTGGTGTCTTTTATCCATACAACCGAGGGGCTTTATTTACCGCTCTAGTTGTAATTTATGCACTAACATCAGGAATTGCTGGCTATACTGCTACTTCATTTTATTGCCAACTAGAGGGGACAAACTGG GTTAGAAATCTGTTGTTGACGGGGTGCCTCTTCTGTGGACCTTTGTTTCTCACCTTCTGCTTTTTGAATACCGTCGCAATTGCTTACACTGCCACTGCAGCACTACCATTTGGCACAATCGTGGTTATAGTTCTAATATGGACACTTGTTACATCACCTTTATTGGTGTTGGGTGGAATTGCCGGAAAGAACAGTAAGGCTGAGTTCCAAGCTCCTGTTCGCACCACTAAGTATCCCAGAGAGATTCCACCTCTACCTTGGTACCGAGCAACAGTCCCGCAAATGGCAATGGCTGGGTTTCTGCCTTTCAGTGCTATTTATATTGAACTGTACTACATCTTTGCCAGTGTCTGGGGTCACAGGATTTACACCATTTATAGCATCCTGTTTATCGTGTTCATCATTCTGCTGATAGTCACTGCTTTCATTACTGTGGCATTGACATATTTCCAACTAGCTGCGGAGGACCATGAATGGTGGTGGAG ATCTTTTCTCTGTGGTGGGTCGACAGGCATATTTATCTATGCCTACTGTTTGTATTACTACTACGCACGGTCAGATATGTCTGGATTCATGCAAACATCCTTCTTCTTTGGTTACATGGCATGCATCTGCTATGGTTTCTTCCTCATGCTTGGATCTGTAGGTTTCCGGGCAGCTCTGCTTTTTGTCCGTCACATATACCGATCCATCAAGTGCGAGTAA
- the LOC126794552 gene encoding uncharacterized protein LOC126794552 isoform X1, whose translation MFAASSSLTLRLPFASSITTAAGATTQLFYPICSSRRSVNSLRLVGCARAAISSEAQGTFDPELRLVLELATDSELYEIERILYGPSYFSPLLKSIMSRSNVDYAMIEEDLEERDQFLSELESRFLFLAADARSTIRGWRPSYRNVLIAVRKELSIPCSSKLSTEDLEAEIFLHLLRDYSSEESGSFEGMLEFSEPSDGQNSLELGLSQWKVQALTALKLGAAELRSMFLKGGGILTLAKIYQLLARKLSGKVFLEAANYQLKRDFVRKGGQLAAINLESRVALLAAKQGFAGATSRYLGLRSMMALLGPVLWGTFLADVVIQMLGTDYARILRAIYAFAQIRITRTYGSPVDD comes from the exons ATGTTCGCGGCATCATCCTCACTCACACTCCGCCTCCCCTTTGCTTCCTCAATCACCACCGCCGCCGGCGCTACCACTCAGCTCTTTTATCCG ATATGCAGCTCGCGTCGGTCTGTAAACAGTTTGAGGCTTGTGGGTTGTGCTCGTGCGGCCATTTCTAGCGAAGCGCAAG GTACATTTGATCCTGAACTCCGTTTAGTACTTGAACTTGCTACTGATTCTGAGCTGTATGAGATTGAAAGAATTCTCTATGGCCCTAG CTACTTCAGCCCTCTGCTGAAATCCATAATGAGCAGAAGCAATGTGGATTATGCAATGATTGAAGAGGATCTAGAGGAGAGAGATCAGTTTTTATCAGAATTAGAGTCGCGATTCTTATTCCTCGCAGCTGATGCTCGGTCCACAATAAG GGGTTGGAGGCCATCATATAGGAATGTCTTGATTGCAGTTAGAAAAGAGCTGAGCATTCCTTGCTCAAGTAAATTATCAACTGAAGACCTTGAAGCAGAGATCTTCCTTCATCTGCTGCGTGACTACTCAAG TGAAGAATCAGGAAGTTTTGAGGGTATGCTTGAATTCTCTGAGCCATCAGATGGTCAAAACAGTCTTGAACTTGGACTCAGTCAATGGAAGGTGCAGGCCCTCACTGCTTTAAAACTTGGGGCGGCAGAACTCCGATCAATGTTTTTAAAG ggTGGTGGCATCCTTACTCTGGCAAAGATCTACCAGTTG TTAGCTAGGAAGTTATCTGGGAAGGTGTTCTTAGAAGCTGCCAACTATCAACTGAAAAGGGATTTTGTTAGAAAG GGTGGACAATTAGCAGCTATTAATCTAGAATCCAGAGTGGCCTTACTAGCTGCAAAACAA GGTTTTGCAGGGGCTACATCAAGATATCTTGGCTTGAGAAGCATGATGGCTTTACTTGGCCCAGT GCTCTGGGGAACATTTCTGGCAGATGTTGTCATTCAAATGCTAGGAACTGATTATGCCAGAATTTTGCGGGCAATCTATGCATTTGCACAG ATACGCATCACCCGCACTTATGGGTCACCAGTTGATGACTGA
- the LOC126794552 gene encoding uncharacterized protein LOC126794552 isoform X2 produces the protein MFAASSSLTLRLPFASSITTAAGATTQLFYPICSSRRSVNSLRLVGCARAAISSEAQGTFDPELRLVLELATDSELYEIERILYGPSYFSPLLKSIMSRSNVDYAMIEEDLEERDQFLSELESRFLFLAADARSTIRGWRPSYRNVLIAVRKELSIPCSSKLSTEDLEAEIFLHLLRDYSSEESGSFEGMLEFSEPSDGQNSLELGLSQWKVQALTALKLGAAELRSMFLKGGGILTLAKIYQLLARKLSGKVFLEAANYQLKRDFVRKGGQLAAINLESRVALLAAKQALGNISGRCCHSNARN, from the exons ATGTTCGCGGCATCATCCTCACTCACACTCCGCCTCCCCTTTGCTTCCTCAATCACCACCGCCGCCGGCGCTACCACTCAGCTCTTTTATCCG ATATGCAGCTCGCGTCGGTCTGTAAACAGTTTGAGGCTTGTGGGTTGTGCTCGTGCGGCCATTTCTAGCGAAGCGCAAG GTACATTTGATCCTGAACTCCGTTTAGTACTTGAACTTGCTACTGATTCTGAGCTGTATGAGATTGAAAGAATTCTCTATGGCCCTAG CTACTTCAGCCCTCTGCTGAAATCCATAATGAGCAGAAGCAATGTGGATTATGCAATGATTGAAGAGGATCTAGAGGAGAGAGATCAGTTTTTATCAGAATTAGAGTCGCGATTCTTATTCCTCGCAGCTGATGCTCGGTCCACAATAAG GGGTTGGAGGCCATCATATAGGAATGTCTTGATTGCAGTTAGAAAAGAGCTGAGCATTCCTTGCTCAAGTAAATTATCAACTGAAGACCTTGAAGCAGAGATCTTCCTTCATCTGCTGCGTGACTACTCAAG TGAAGAATCAGGAAGTTTTGAGGGTATGCTTGAATTCTCTGAGCCATCAGATGGTCAAAACAGTCTTGAACTTGGACTCAGTCAATGGAAGGTGCAGGCCCTCACTGCTTTAAAACTTGGGGCGGCAGAACTCCGATCAATGTTTTTAAAG ggTGGTGGCATCCTTACTCTGGCAAAGATCTACCAGTTG TTAGCTAGGAAGTTATCTGGGAAGGTGTTCTTAGAAGCTGCCAACTATCAACTGAAAAGGGATTTTGTTAGAAAG GGTGGACAATTAGCAGCTATTAATCTAGAATCCAGAGTGGCCTTACTAGCTGCAAAACAA GCTCTGGGGAACATTTCTGGCAGATGTTGTCATTCAAATGCTAGGAACTGA
- the LOC126794554 gene encoding methylecgonone reductase-like, translating into MEETGNKVIDIPEVVLSSGKKMPVLGFGTGVFGSPPPAQTLALILLDAIELGYRHFDTAALYGTEEAVGLAIRQALERGLIKTRDELFVTSKLWCDEAHHDLVLPALKSTLQRLGLEYVDLYLIHWPVRMKPGTKGVQFSKDDLLPFDIMGTWEAMEECSRLGLAKSIGVSNFGSKKLSQILDECTIPPAVNQVEMNPSWQQEKLRDFCKGKGVHVTAWSPLGFYGATLWAPEPSIDYAIIKDIAAARGKSVAQVILRSVIQQGAVSAISRSFNKERIKSNAQIFDWELSEDDMNKIKEIPQRRLIAGDFCVSENSQYKSLDDLWDGNP; encoded by the exons ATGGAAGAGACCGGCAACAAGGTAATCGACATCCCGGAAGTGGTACTGAGCTCCGGGAAGAAGATGCCAGTGCTAGGCTTTGGCACCGGAGTTTTCGGGAGTCCTCCACCGGCTCAAACTCTGGCTCTTATTCTCCTCGACGCCATTGAGCTTGGCTACCGTCACTTTGACACTGCTGCTCTCTATGGAACCGAGGAAGCCGTAGGTCTCGCCATCAGGCAAGCCCTAGAGCGAGGTCTCATCAAGACACGCGATGAGTTGTTCGTCACTTCCAAGCTCTGGTGCGATGAAGCCCATCATGATCTTGTTCTCCCAGCTCTTAAATCGACACTACA GAGGCTGGGATTGGAGTATGTGGATCTCTACCTGATTCATTGGCCGGTAAGGATGAAACCAGGAACTAAGGGAGTACAATTTTCGAAAGATGACTTGCTTCCCTTTGATATAATGGGGACATGGGAGGCCATGGAAGAATGCTCCCGGCTAGGATTGGCCAAGTCTATAGGCGTCAGCAACTTTGGTTCCAAAAAGCTCTCTCAAATCCTTGACGAGTGCACCATCCCACCGGCGGTTAATCAG GTAGAAATGAACCCATCCTGGCAGCAAGAGAAACTGCGAGACTTCTGTAAAGGAAAAGGAGTTCATGTGACTGCATGGTCTCCCCTGGGGTTCTATGGAGCTACCCTCTGGGCTCCAGAACCCTCTATAGACTATGCCATCATTAAGGACATTGCTGCTGCAAGAGGGAAGAGTGTAGCACAGGTTATACTGAGATCCGTCATTCAACAAGGAGCGGTGAGTGCAATTTCGAGGAGTTTCAACAAGGAGAGGATCAAGTCTAATGCTCAGATATTTGATTGGGAGCTAAGTGAGGATGACATGAATAAGATCAAGGAAATTCCCCAGCGCAGGTTGATTGCAGGTGACTTCTGTGTTTCCGAAAACAGTCAATACAAATCCCTCGACGACCTTTGGGATGGCAATCCCTAA